ACAACTGTTGAGCTGGGCAAGTCAGTTCAACAGTTGTTGTTTTTTAGACAATCATCAATACGCATCGCCCTGGCAGCAGCAAGAATGCCTGCTTGCTGTGGGTGCCAAAGCCATGCTGCAAACACAAGCAGGACAAGCACTGGCACAAATTGATGCATTTACCCAAGAGCATAGTGGGCAGTGGATTTTCGGGCATCTTGGTTACGGTCTCACTTACGAATTAATGCGGCAACAATCGCAGCATCCGCATCCCAATGGTTTTGCTGATGCATGCTTGTTTGTACCAGAAATAGTACTGCAATGCAACGACAACTCAGTTTGTATTTATGTTGAAGACCAGGACTTAGCCAATGCTATTTTTCAAGCCATCAAATCGCAAAGTGTAGGTAGTGATGCTCCCCAAAGCCAGATGCACATTGGGCGAATGTCCCCCGTGCTTTCTCAGGAATCTTACCTGCAAACAATTGCCAAGTTGCAGCAGCACATTTTGCGGGGCGATTGTTATGAAATTAATTTTTGCCAGCAGTTTCTGGTACCCTACTCTGAGGTCGATCCGGTGGCTTTGTATCAGTCGCTGTGCGAAGTATCACCCAATCCATTTTCCTGCTATTATAAAATAGACAGCAACCATTTGGCTTGTGCCAGCCCCGAACGCTTCCTGATGAAACGTGGTGGCAAGTTGTACAGCCAGCCCATCAAAGGCACAGCCAGCCGGCATAAATACAACGCCGATACAGATGAAATATTGAAACGGCAATTGCAGCAAAGTGAAAAAGACCGCAGCGAAAACGTGATGGTGGTTGATTTGGTACGCAACGACCTGTCGCAGATTTGCAACAGCGGCTCTGTAAAAGTGGCCGAGCTGTTTGGTATTTACACCTACCCGCAGGTGCACCAAATGATCAGCACCATTGAAGGAGAACTTCGCCCGGGCACAAGCTTTGCACAAATTTTACAAGCCACTTTTCCAATGGGCAGCATGACCGGTGCACCCAAGCCGAGTGTGGTGTCGCTCATCGATAAATACGAGCAAGGGCAGCGGGGTATTTTCTCTGGCTCTGTGGGCTACATACAACCCAATGGCGATTTCGATTTCAATGTGGTGATTCGCAGCATTGTGTATGAGCAAGCTGCAAAGTTGCTACACTACCATGTAGGTAGCGGAATCACCCATTACAGTGTGCCGGAAAAAGAATATGAAGAATGCCGGTGGAAGTCGGCCGCTATAGAGCAGGTGCTGAGTAATCTTCAGGCACAATAAGGAACGCTTAATTCAATGATTTTTTAGCAGCAGGCTTAGCTTCTGTTGCAGGGTACTGTGTGC
The Phnomibacter ginsenosidimutans genome window above contains:
- a CDS encoding anthranilate synthase component I family protein, whose amino-acid sequence is MQAGKVYPIHNLSVFKQQLLSWASQFNSCCFLDNHQYASPWQQQECLLAVGAKAMLQTQAGQALAQIDAFTQEHSGQWIFGHLGYGLTYELMRQQSQHPHPNGFADACLFVPEIVLQCNDNSVCIYVEDQDLANAIFQAIKSQSVGSDAPQSQMHIGRMSPVLSQESYLQTIAKLQQHILRGDCYEINFCQQFLVPYSEVDPVALYQSLCEVSPNPFSCYYKIDSNHLACASPERFLMKRGGKLYSQPIKGTASRHKYNADTDEILKRQLQQSEKDRSENVMVVDLVRNDLSQICNSGSVKVAELFGIYTYPQVHQMISTIEGELRPGTSFAQILQATFPMGSMTGAPKPSVVSLIDKYEQGQRGIFSGSVGYIQPNGDFDFNVVIRSIVYEQAAKLLHYHVGSGITHYSVPEKEYEECRWKSAAIEQVLSNLQAQ